In one window of Bifidobacterium sp. WK041_4_12 DNA:
- a CDS encoding glutamate synthase subunit beta, giving the protein MTDPRGFLKVRTRRELKERPVSERTKDWQDVHAEFGLQDFTKSQAARCMDCGTPFCMTGCPLGNLIPEFNDLVRQGKWEDGYNRLSVTNNFPEVTGRVCPAPCEQACVLAIHQPATMIKLDEQTIIDQAWKLGYVKPQPPQRLTDMTVAVVGSGPAGLACAQQLTRAGHTVVVYERDDAIGGLMRYGIPNFKLDKTLIDKRQEQMEAEGTRFRTNVEIGKDISWDELRSRYDAVVVAIGSTVPRNISIPGRELKGIHFAMDFLPDATRAVWGKKPINGITAKDKHVVIIGGGDTGSDCLGTSIRQGARSVTVLQINPKEPATRPDKDPWPTYARTYQKTSSMEEGGEYLYSTDSVEFEAGEAGDTAVDVKEGTTAESFIADEHGSITGLKIVDVAPGDNGPFTRQHGTERIIPADLVLISIGFLHPDTQTLVDQLPVELDKRGNVARNNDFATSQDGMFVCGDAGRGQSLVVWAISEGRSCAAAVDKFLTGNTELPAPITATQRPMMLPR; this is encoded by the coding sequence ATGACTGATCCAAGAGGATTTCTGAAGGTTCGTACGCGTCGAGAGCTCAAGGAACGACCAGTTTCAGAGCGCACCAAGGACTGGCAGGACGTCCATGCTGAATTCGGTTTGCAGGATTTCACTAAGAGTCAGGCAGCGCGATGCATGGATTGTGGCACACCTTTCTGCATGACGGGCTGTCCTTTGGGCAATCTGATTCCAGAATTCAACGATCTGGTTCGTCAGGGCAAATGGGAGGATGGATACAACCGCCTTTCCGTCACCAACAACTTCCCTGAAGTCACAGGGCGTGTATGCCCGGCACCATGCGAACAGGCATGCGTTCTCGCGATTCATCAGCCTGCGACGATGATCAAGCTCGACGAGCAGACGATCATCGATCAGGCTTGGAAGCTCGGTTATGTCAAGCCGCAACCTCCGCAGCGTCTGACCGACATGACGGTGGCTGTCGTGGGTTCCGGTCCCGCAGGTCTCGCATGCGCCCAGCAGCTTACGCGAGCTGGACATACGGTTGTCGTCTACGAACGCGATGACGCCATCGGTGGCCTGATGCGCTATGGCATTCCCAACTTCAAGCTTGACAAGACACTGATCGACAAGCGTCAGGAGCAGATGGAGGCAGAAGGCACGCGCTTCCGCACGAATGTCGAAATCGGCAAGGACATCAGCTGGGATGAACTGCGCAGCCGCTACGATGCGGTGGTCGTCGCCATCGGTTCGACGGTGCCGAGAAACATTTCCATTCCTGGACGAGAGCTGAAGGGCATTCATTTCGCCATGGACTTCCTGCCCGATGCAACACGTGCGGTCTGGGGCAAGAAGCCGATCAATGGCATCACTGCCAAAGACAAGCATGTGGTGATCATTGGCGGTGGCGATACCGGTTCTGACTGCCTAGGCACGTCGATTCGTCAGGGTGCACGGTCCGTCACGGTGCTCCAGATCAATCCGAAGGAACCGGCAACGCGTCCCGACAAGGATCCATGGCCCACATATGCGCGCACCTATCAGAAGACCTCCTCGATGGAGGAGGGCGGCGAGTACCTCTACAGCACGGATTCCGTTGAATTCGAAGCAGGCGAGGCGGGCGACACGGCCGTTGACGTCAAGGAAGGTACCACGGCTGAAAGCTTCATCGCCGACGAGCACGGCTCCATCACAGGGCTGAAGATCGTCGATGTCGCTCCCGGAGACAATGGCCCGTTTACGCGTCAGCACGGAACCGAACGCATCATACCCGCAGATCTGGTACTCATTTCCATCGGATTCCTGCACCCTGATACGCAGACTCTGGTCGATCAGCTTCCTGTGGAACTCGACAAGCGCGGCAATGTCGCGCGCAACAACGATTTCGCGACCTCGCAGGATGGCATGTTCGTCTGCGGCGACGCAGGACGTGGCCAGTCCCTTGTGGTGTGGGCAATTTCAGAAGGTCGAAGCTGCGCAGCCGCCGTCGACAAGTTCCTTACCGGAAACACCGAGCTGCCTGCGCCGATCACCGCAACGCAACGCCCGATGATGCTGCCGCGGTAA
- a CDS encoding tripartite tricarboxylate transporter TctB family protein, with the protein MPNRSQRRANARNERKGIPAQYDQTRGRGRGGMVDEQSLQEKSRRMQTHETGVWKPTGHADVDIQRTATNKTMPAIATPSTFRQWLRMLSWILIVVSACAFVVIMWISTTPLWLVITVSAFFAIGVLSLFIVAGSPHENPNLDDHGTAV; encoded by the coding sequence ATGCCCAACCGTTCCCAACGGAGAGCCAATGCGCGCAATGAGCGTAAAGGCATACCAGCTCAATATGATCAGACGCGCGGACGCGGACGTGGCGGCATGGTCGATGAGCAGTCGCTGCAGGAGAAATCCCGCAGAATGCAAACCCATGAGACTGGTGTCTGGAAGCCCACAGGTCATGCCGACGTTGACATCCAGAGAACCGCTACGAACAAGACCATGCCTGCAATCGCAACGCCCAGCACCTTCAGACAATGGTTGCGGATGCTCAGCTGGATTCTCATTGTCGTCTCTGCCTGCGCCTTCGTCGTTATCATGTGGATTTCGACAACTCCGCTGTGGCTGGTCATCACCGTTTCAGCCTTCTTTGCGATTGGCGTGCTGAGCCTGTTCATCGTTGCCGGATCGCCTCACGAGAACCCGAATCTGGACGACCACGGAACCGCAGTGTGA
- the glgA gene encoding glycogen synthase, whose protein sequence is MKVDILTREYPPHIYGGAGVHVEELSKVLAERIDVTVRAFDGPRATTDIPTIQGEHPLGSLHLVGYDTPHYLEQSNQALKTFGVDLDIAADVKADLVHAHTWYTCLAGRLASQLNDIPLVITAHSLEPFRPWKAEQLGGGYRLSSWAERDAYESADRIIAVSAGMRKDILNAYPKVDPDRVCVVHNGITLDDFTRPAEDDDAWQVFDRYHIDTDKPTLLFVGRITRQKGLPYLLQALHLIDKGIQVVLCAGAPDTPEIADEVRAAFKTLDDERGNIIWIEEMLPRPELCALEHGCDAFVCPSIYEPLGIVNLEAMACGLPVVASATGGIPEVVVDGETGYLVPIEQLQDGTGTPIHPQTYVHDLADAIDRMFADLEKAQRMGECGYERARARFSWESIADQTIDVYRQALS, encoded by the coding sequence ATGAAGGTTGACATACTCACCCGTGAATACCCTCCCCATATCTATGGTGGTGCCGGTGTGCACGTCGAGGAACTCTCAAAGGTGTTGGCTGAACGCATCGATGTCACGGTTCGCGCATTTGACGGTCCCCGGGCAACTACCGACATCCCGACGATTCAAGGCGAGCATCCCTTGGGCAGTCTGCATCTTGTGGGCTACGATACGCCGCACTATCTTGAACAGAGCAATCAGGCGTTGAAGACATTCGGTGTCGATCTTGACATTGCAGCCGATGTCAAGGCTGACCTTGTCCATGCGCATACGTGGTACACGTGCCTTGCTGGACGCCTTGCCTCGCAGTTGAACGACATACCGCTGGTCATCACCGCGCATAGCCTTGAGCCTTTCCGCCCTTGGAAAGCTGAGCAGCTCGGGGGAGGATATCGTCTGAGCTCGTGGGCAGAACGAGACGCATACGAGTCTGCAGACCGCATCATCGCTGTTTCGGCCGGCATGCGCAAGGATATTCTGAACGCCTATCCCAAGGTCGATCCGGACAGGGTGTGCGTGGTGCATAACGGCATCACTCTGGACGATTTCACCCGTCCTGCCGAAGATGACGATGCATGGCAGGTGTTCGACCGCTATCACATCGACACAGATAAGCCGACACTGCTCTTTGTCGGCAGGATAACACGTCAGAAGGGTCTTCCCTATCTGCTTCAGGCATTGCATCTGATAGACAAGGGCATTCAGGTCGTTCTGTGCGCGGGAGCCCCGGATACGCCTGAAATAGCCGATGAGGTGCGTGCAGCCTTCAAGACGCTCGATGATGAGCGTGGCAATATCATCTGGATAGAGGAGATGCTTCCCCGTCCTGAACTGTGTGCCTTGGAACATGGCTGCGATGCCTTCGTATGCCCCAGCATCTACGAGCCGTTGGGCATCGTGAATCTTGAGGCCATGGCATGCGGGCTTCCTGTTGTGGCAAGTGCGACCGGCGGCATTCCAGAGGTCGTTGTCGATGGTGAAACCGGCTATCTGGTGCCCATCGAGCAGCTGCAGGATGGCACGGGAACGCCGATTCATCCACAGACCTACGTGCATGATCTCGCTGACGCCATCGACAGGATGTTCGCAGACCTGGAAAAAGCTCAAAGAATGGGCGAGTGCGGCTATGAGCGCGCCCGCGCCCGATTCTCGTGGGAGAGCATAGCCGATCAGACCATCGACGTGTACAGACAGGCCTTGAGCTGA
- a CDS encoding ABC transporter ATP-binding protein — MDILALNDVEFRRQRRVILRDVNLTVKQGEKWILFGPNGIGKSSLVAMMSTRGFPSAGTVDILGNRLGKVDVFSYRHRIGLSSAELSRAFPPQEDPLDVVVTALTATTGKWRDSYAQTAYDHARSLMREFGIEYLEGKQMFKLSEGERTRVLICRALMADPDLLILDEPTTGLDLGGRELVLEALGRLGADSRRTVLLVTHRLEEIPEGFDHVAIMGRQGGSEADAHKDAVTGRDPQPGTIIYRGDLLHGFTSQRLSNIFGIPLTVSSTGGRWAAYARR; from the coding sequence ATGGATATTCTAGCTCTGAACGATGTTGAATTTCGCCGCCAGCGCCGCGTCATTCTTCGCGATGTCAATCTGACCGTGAAGCAGGGTGAGAAATGGATTCTCTTCGGTCCCAACGGCATCGGCAAGTCAAGTCTCGTCGCGATGATGAGCACGCGCGGCTTTCCGAGCGCTGGTACCGTTGACATTCTGGGCAATAGGCTGGGCAAGGTTGATGTGTTCTCCTACCGACATCGCATCGGACTGTCTTCGGCTGAACTGTCGAGAGCTTTTCCGCCACAGGAGGATCCTCTCGACGTCGTCGTCACCGCACTTACCGCAACCACGGGAAAATGGCGCGATTCCTATGCGCAGACCGCGTATGACCATGCTCGATCATTGATGCGTGAGTTTGGCATCGAATACCTTGAGGGCAAGCAGATGTTCAAGCTTTCCGAAGGCGAACGCACCCGGGTGCTGATCTGCCGTGCACTGATGGCCGATCCTGACCTGCTGATTCTTGACGAGCCAACAACGGGACTGGATCTTGGAGGCCGCGAGCTCGTGCTCGAAGCCCTGGGTCGCTTGGGTGCCGATTCGCGCAGAACGGTGCTGCTGGTGACCCACCGGCTGGAAGAAATTCCAGAGGGATTCGATCACGTTGCCATCATGGGGCGGCAGGGCGGCAGCGAAGCCGACGCGCACAAGGATGCGGTTACGGGACGCGATCCACAGCCTGGAACCATAATCTACCGCGGTGATTTGCTACATGGCTTCACCTCGCAACGGCTGAGTAACATATTTGGCATCCCCTTGACGGTTTCCTCCACAGGAGGACGCTGGGCGGCATACGCTCGCCGGTAG
- a CDS encoding tRNA (adenine-N1)-methyltransferase, which yields MPKRGPLCVGEKVQLTDRKGAMITALLEHGGMVQTQRGVIPHDSLIGMSEGSVVVTQTSAQSSEADHAGVVPENANASNAAVQGSSKPWKHARHIGGWSYTVMRPRLADFVLSMPRGAQIMYPKDIAHVLTMGDIRSGMRVLESGAGSGAMSLHLLDAVGEQGHLTTIERRSEFARIASLNAAVYFGGMPAWWNLLTGDFDEVAKGCKPHFYDRVVLDMLDPWNRLEYVEKLIVPGGVLSAYVTTTTQMSRLVEKMRERGSWTEPEVSETIQRDWKVQGLAVRPNHQMIGHTGFIVISRAMQVGVEALHRRERATKNTYTDIDDATPSESLEELELRDLSDRKLRKVLRDLEHQATVVQSDMEQGAPDES from the coding sequence ATGCCGAAACGAGGTCCTCTGTGTGTGGGGGAGAAGGTTCAGCTGACTGACCGCAAGGGTGCAATGATCACGGCGCTCCTTGAGCACGGAGGAATGGTGCAGACGCAGCGCGGCGTTATTCCGCATGACAGTCTGATAGGCATGTCAGAAGGCTCGGTAGTCGTCACGCAGACATCGGCGCAGTCGTCCGAAGCTGACCATGCTGGAGTCGTGCCTGAGAATGCGAATGCTTCCAATGCTGCGGTTCAGGGCTCAAGCAAGCCGTGGAAGCATGCCCGCCATATCGGTGGCTGGTCATACACAGTGATGCGACCGCGTCTTGCGGATTTCGTGCTTTCCATGCCGCGCGGCGCTCAGATCATGTATCCGAAAGACATTGCCCATGTGCTGACGATGGGTGATATCCGTTCCGGTATGCGCGTGCTTGAATCTGGAGCCGGTTCGGGCGCGATGAGCCTTCATCTGCTGGATGCGGTGGGGGAGCAGGGCCATCTGACGACCATCGAGAGACGTTCAGAGTTCGCTCGGATCGCAAGCCTGAACGCAGCCGTGTATTTTGGCGGCATGCCAGCATGGTGGAATCTTCTCACCGGTGATTTCGATGAGGTGGCGAAGGGCTGCAAGCCACATTTCTATGACCGCGTAGTGCTCGACATGCTCGATCCGTGGAATCGGCTGGAGTACGTCGAAAAGCTTATCGTTCCAGGAGGCGTGCTGAGCGCCTATGTCACCACGACCACACAGATGAGCCGTCTGGTCGAGAAGATGCGCGAACGTGGTTCATGGACCGAGCCGGAGGTCAGCGAAACCATTCAGCGAGACTGGAAGGTGCAAGGATTGGCCGTCCGCCCGAATCATCAGATGATCGGTCATACCGGATTCATCGTCATCTCGCGTGCGATGCAGGTCGGCGTCGAAGCCCTGCACCGACGTGAGCGTGCCACGAAGAACACCTACACCGACATTGACGACGCAACGCCTTCTGAGAGCTTGGAAGAACTCGAATTGCGCGACCTTTCAGACCGCAAGCTTCGCAAGGTGCTGCGTGACCTTGAGCATCAGGCAACTGTAGTACAGTCGGATATGGAGCAAGGGGCTCCTGATGAATCATGA
- a CDS encoding histidine phosphatase family protein — protein MNVNLHKLRKNLRSRAYILIVMRHAKAEALGEGDDRARKITDKGKKQAKAVAKALEALDLVPDRIATSSAERTVETMNRMLKYFGDGPKVDVRLSLYQGGIQSILDEIHVTKPKRHIVMILGHEPTVSVSCEWLATSDSDPAQLDMLHLGLSPASLAIFACDKPFSEWTMHGAELVAVLTPHDCES, from the coding sequence ATGAACGTCAACCTGCACAAGCTGAGGAAGAACCTTCGTTCACGCGCATATATCCTCATCGTCATGAGGCATGCGAAAGCCGAAGCGCTGGGTGAAGGTGACGATCGTGCAAGAAAGATAACCGACAAGGGAAAAAAGCAGGCGAAGGCTGTCGCCAAGGCATTGGAAGCGCTGGATCTGGTTCCTGACCGCATCGCCACATCCAGCGCGGAGCGCACCGTAGAGACCATGAACCGCATGCTGAAATACTTCGGCGATGGCCCCAAGGTCGATGTCAGACTGAGCCTGTACCAGGGCGGCATCCAGTCGATTCTCGATGAAATTCACGTCACCAAGCCCAAAAGACACATTGTGATGATACTGGGGCATGAGCCGACGGTTTCCGTGAGCTGCGAATGGCTGGCAACATCCGATTCGGATCCCGCCCAGCTAGACATGCTGCACCTAGGGCTGTCTCCGGCAAGTCTGGCGATTTTCGCATGTGACAAGCCCTTCAGCGAGTGGACGATGCATGGCGCTGAACTGGTTGCAGTCCTGACCCCTCATGACTGTGAATCATGA